One uncultured Gellertiella sp. genomic window carries:
- a CDS encoding transcriptional regulator, translating into MIAEPDNDNFNEGPMVFIVIGRAYGDDDKDGIPIHVILTAPDDDSAVRETLNALSEEGFAEADLDQIGTLTEPPDEEPHSSAYKGALTGEVSIIRFR; encoded by the coding sequence ATGATTGCCGAACCAGACAATGACAATTTCAACGAAGGCCCGATGGTGTTCATCGTGATCGGGAGGGCCTATGGGGACGATGACAAGGACGGCATCCCGATCCATGTCATCCTGACCGCCCCCGATGATGACAGTGCCGTCCGCGAAACCCTGAACGCCCTCTCGGAAGAAGGTTTCGCCGAGGCTGACCTCGACCAGATCGGCACGCTCACGGAGCCGCCGGACGAGGAACCGCATTCCAGCGCCTACAAGGGTGCCCTGACGGGCGAAGTTTCGATCATCCGGTTCAGGTGA
- the rplK gene encoding 50S ribosomal protein L11 — protein sequence MAKKVAGHLKLQVKAGSANPSPPIGPALGQRGVNIMEFCKAFNAATQEMEKGMPIPVVITYYQDKSFTFIMKKPPVSYFLKKEAKITSGSKLPGKTKAGSITRDQVRSIAEAKMKDLNAADINGAMAMIEGSARAMGLEVVG from the coding sequence ATGGCTAAGAAAGTTGCAGGCCACCTCAAGCTGCAGGTCAAGGCAGGGTCGGCCAATCCGTCCCCGCCGATCGGACCTGCGCTTGGTCAGCGTGGTGTGAATATCATGGAATTCTGCAAGGCGTTCAATGCCGCCACGCAGGAAATGGAAAAGGGCATGCCGATCCCGGTCGTCATCACCTATTACCAGGACAAGTCCTTCACCTTCATCATGAAGAAGCCGCCGGTATCCTACTTCCTCAAGAAGGAAGCAAAGATCACCTCGGGTTCCAAGCTGCCGGGCAAGACCAAGGCTGGCTCGATCACCCGTGATCAGGTTCGTTCTATCGCTGAAGCGAAGATGAAGGACCTGAACGCTGCCGATATCAATGGTGCGATGGCCATGATCGAGGGCTCTGCCCGCGCCATGGGCCTGGAAGTGGTGGGTTGA
- the rpoB gene encoding DNA-directed RNA polymerase subunit beta: protein MAQTLSFNGRRRVRKFFGKIPEVAEMPNLIEVQKASYDQFLMVDEPVGGRPDEGLQSVFRSVFPITDFSGASMLEFVSYEFEHPKFDVEECRQRDLTYAAPLKVTLRLIVFDIDEDTGAKSIKDIKEQSVYMGDMPLMTNNGTFIVNGTERVIVSQMHRSPGVFFDHDKGKSHSSGKLLFAARVIPYRGSWLDIEFDAKDIVYARIDRRRKIPVTSLLMALGMDGEEILNTFYTKALYERDGKGWRIPFQPDVLKGTKTITDMIDADTGEVVVEGGKKLNPRLIRQLQDKGLKALRATDEDLYGNYLAEDIVNYKTGEIYLEAGDEIDEKTLKIILDHGTEEVPVLGIDHINVGAYIRNTLAADKNENRQDSLFDIYRVMRPGEPPTMESAEAMFTSLFFDAERYDLSAVGRVKMNMRLDLDAEDTVRVLRKEDILAVVRMLVELRDGKGEIDDIDNLGNRRVRSVGELMENQYRLGLLRMERAIKERMSSIEIDTVMPQDLINAKPAAAAVREFFGSSQLSQFMDQVNPLSEITHKRRLSALGPGGLTRERAGFEVRDVHPTHYGRICPIETPEGPNIGLINSLATFARVNKYGFIESPYRKIVNGNVTTDVVYLSAMEEAKYHVAQANSVLNADNTFAEEFVVCRHAGEVMLAPRDMINLMDVSPKQLVSVAAALIPFLENDDANRALMGSNMQRQAVPLVRAEAPFVGTGMEPIVARDSGAAIAARRGGVVDQVDATRIVIRATEDLDPSKSGVDIYRLQKFQRSNQNTCVNQRPLVTVGDILNKGDIIADGPSTDLGDLALGRNALVAFMPWNGYNYEDSILLSERIVRDDVFTSIHIEEFEVMARDTKLGPEEITRDIPNVSEEALKNLDEAGIVYIGAEVQPGDILVGKITPKGESPMTPEEKLLRAIFGEKASDVRDTSMRMPPGTFGTVVEVRVFNRHGVEKDERAMAIEREEIERLAKDRDDEQAILDRNVYGRLIDMLRGHVAVAGPKNFKKGSELSNALISEFPRSQWWMFAVEDEKVQGEIEALRGQYDESKSRLEQRFMDKVEKVQRGDEMPPGVMKMVKVFVAVKRKIQPGDKMAGRHGNKGVVSRIVPIEDMPFLEDGTHVDVVLNPLGVPSRMNVGQILETHLGWACAGMGKQIGELLDAYQAGGSIEPLRATIDSVIGTGPKGEPIKDYDNESIVRLAEQTRRGVSIATPVFDGAVEADVNEMLKLAGLKESGQSTLYDGRTGDQFDRQVTVGYIYMLKLNHLVDDKIHARSIGPYSLVTQQPLGGKAQFGGQRFGEMEVWALEAYGAAYTLQEMLTVKSDDVAGRTKVYEAIVRGDDTFEAGIPESFNVLVKEMRSLGLSVELENTRVDEAQAGQLPDAAE from the coding sequence ATGGCTCAGACCCTTTCGTTTAACGGTCGCAGGCGCGTACGCAAGTTTTTTGGAAAAATTCCAGAAGTCGCAGAAATGCCGAACCTCATCGAGGTTCAGAAGGCATCGTATGATCAGTTTCTCATGGTGGACGAGCCGGTTGGCGGCCGTCCGGATGAGGGACTTCAGTCGGTGTTCAGGTCCGTTTTCCCGATCACCGATTTTTCCGGTGCGTCGATGCTGGAATTCGTGTCCTATGAATTCGAACATCCCAAGTTCGACGTGGAAGAATGCCGTCAGCGCGATCTGACCTATGCAGCGCCGCTGAAGGTGACGCTGCGCCTGATCGTGTTCGATATTGACGAGGATACCGGCGCCAAGTCGATCAAGGACATCAAGGAACAGAGCGTTTACATGGGCGACATGCCGCTCATGACCAACAACGGGACGTTCATCGTGAACGGGACCGAGCGCGTCATCGTTTCCCAGATGCACCGTTCGCCGGGCGTGTTCTTCGACCACGACAAGGGCAAGAGCCATTCGTCGGGCAAGCTGCTGTTTGCCGCCCGCGTCATCCCCTATCGCGGTTCGTGGCTCGATATCGAATTCGACGCCAAGGACATCGTCTACGCCCGCATCGACCGTCGTCGCAAGATCCCCGTGACCTCGCTGCTGATGGCGCTTGGGATGGATGGCGAGGAGATCCTCAACACCTTCTATACCAAGGCGCTTTATGAGCGCGACGGCAAGGGCTGGCGGATTCCGTTCCAGCCGGACGTGCTCAAGGGCACCAAGACCATCACCGACATGATCGACGCCGATACCGGCGAAGTTGTTGTCGAGGGCGGCAAGAAGCTCAATCCGCGCCTGATCCGTCAGTTGCAGGACAAGGGCCTGAAGGCGCTGCGCGCCACCGACGAAGACCTCTACGGCAACTATCTGGCCGAAGACATCGTCAACTACAAGACCGGCGAAATCTATCTCGAAGCCGGTGACGAAATCGACGAAAAGACCCTGAAGATCATTCTCGATCACGGCACGGAAGAAGTTCCGGTTCTCGGCATCGACCACATCAATGTCGGCGCCTATATCCGCAATACGCTTGCCGCCGACAAGAACGAGAACCGCCAGGATTCGCTGTTCGACATCTACCGCGTCATGCGTCCGGGTGAGCCGCCGACCATGGAATCGGCAGAGGCGATGTTCACCTCGCTGTTCTTCGATGCCGAACGCTATGACCTGTCCGCCGTTGGCCGCGTCAAGATGAACATGCGTCTTGACCTCGATGCGGAAGACACCGTGCGCGTCCTGCGCAAGGAAGACATCCTGGCCGTGGTCCGGATGCTGGTCGAACTGCGCGACGGCAAGGGCGAGATCGACGATATCGACAACCTCGGCAACCGCCGGGTGCGCTCGGTCGGCGAACTGATGGAAAACCAGTATCGCCTCGGCCTGCTGCGCATGGAACGGGCGATCAAGGAGCGCATGTCGTCGATTGAAATCGACACCGTCATGCCGCAGGACCTGATCAACGCCAAGCCGGCTGCTGCCGCCGTCCGCGAATTCTTCGGCTCCTCGCAGCTGTCGCAGTTCATGGACCAGGTGAACCCGCTGTCGGAAATCACCCACAAGCGCCGTCTTTCGGCACTTGGACCGGGTGGTCTGACCCGTGAGCGGGCTGGCTTCGAAGTCCGCGACGTTCATCCGACCCACTATGGCCGCATCTGCCCGATTGAAACGCCGGAAGGCCCGAACATCGGTCTGATCAACTCGCTCGCCACCTTTGCCCGCGTCAACAAGTACGGCTTCATCGAAAGCCCGTACCGCAAGATCGTCAACGGCAACGTGACGACCGACGTGGTCTATCTCTCGGCGATGGAAGAAGCGAAGTACCACGTGGCCCAGGCAAACTCGGTGCTCAACGCCGACAATACCTTTGCCGAAGAATTCGTGGTCTGCCGCCATGCCGGCGAAGTCATGCTCGCACCGCGCGACATGATCAACCTCATGGACGTGTCGCCGAAGCAGCTGGTTTCGGTCGCCGCGGCGCTGATCCCGTTCCTTGAGAACGACGACGCCAACCGCGCGCTCATGGGCTCGAACATGCAGCGTCAGGCCGTGCCGCTGGTGCGTGCCGAGGCTCCGTTCGTCGGAACCGGCATGGAACCGATCGTGGCCCGCGATTCCGGCGCGGCCATTGCCGCCCGTCGCGGCGGCGTGGTCGACCAGGTCGACGCGACCCGTATCGTTATCCGCGCCACCGAAGACCTCGATCCCTCGAAGTCCGGCGTTGATATCTACCGGCTGCAGAAGTTCCAGCGGTCCAACCAGAACACCTGCGTCAACCAGCGCCCGCTGGTCACCGTCGGTGACATCCTGAACAAGGGCGACATCATCGCGGACGGTCCGTCGACCGATCTGGGCGATCTCGCGCTTGGCCGCAACGCGCTCGTCGCGTTCATGCCGTGGAACGGCTACAACTACGAAGACTCGATCCTGCTTTCCGAGCGGATCGTGCGCGATGACGTGTTCACCTCCATCCACATCGAGGAATTCGAGGTGATGGCGCGTGACACCAAGCTTGGTCCGGAAGAAATCACCCGCGACATTCCGAACGTTTCGGAAGAAGCGCTGAAGAATCTCGACGAAGCCGGTATCGTCTATATCGGTGCGGAAGTGCAGCCGGGCGACATCCTGGTCGGCAAGATCACGCCGAAGGGCGAAAGCCCGATGACGCCGGAAGAAAAGCTGCTGCGCGCCATCTTCGGCGAAAAGGCCTCCGACGTCCGTGATACCTCGATGCGCATGCCCCCCGGCACCTTCGGGACCGTCGTTGAAGTTCGTGTTTTCAACCGCCACGGCGTTGAAAAGGACGAACGTGCGATGGCAATCGAGCGCGAGGAAATCGAGCGTCTCGCCAAGGACCGTGACGACGAGCAGGCGATCCTCGACCGCAACGTCTACGGCCGGCTGATCGACATGCTGCGTGGTCACGTGGCGGTTGCCGGTCCGAAGAACTTCAAGAAGGGCTCGGAACTGTCCAACGCCCTCATCAGCGAATTCCCCCGCTCGCAGTGGTGGATGTTTGCCGTCGAGGACGAGAAGGTTCAGGGCGAGATCGAAGCCCTGCGTGGCCAGTACGACGAATCCAAGTCGCGCCTTGAACAGCGCTTCATGGACAAGGTCGAAAAGGTCCAGCGCGGCGACGAAATGCCTCCTGGCGTGATGAAGATGGTCAAGGTCTTTGTCGCCGTGAAGCGCAAGATCCAGCCGGGCGACAAGATGGCCGGCCGTCACGGCAACAAGGGTGTCGTGTCTCGCATCGTGCCGATCGAAGACATGCCGTTCCTCGAAGACGGCACCCATGTAGACGTGGTGCTGAACCCGCTCGGCGTGCCGTCGCGCATGAATGTGGGCCAGATCCTTGAGACCCATCTGGGCTGGGCCTGTGCCGGCATGGGCAAGCAGATCGGTGAACTGCTCGACGCCTATCAGGCGGGTGGTTCCATCGAGCCGCTGCGGGCGACCATCGACAGCGTCATCGGCACCGGTCCGAAGGGCGAGCCGATCAAGGACTATGACAACGAGTCCATCGTTCGTCTGGCCGAGCAGACCCGCCGCGGCGTGTCGATTGCAACGCCGGTGTTCGACGGCGCGGTGGAAGCCGACGTCAACGAGATGCTGAAGCTTGCCGGCCTGAAGGAAAGCGGTCAGTCGACCCTTTATGATGGCCGTACGGGCGACCAGTTCGACCGTCAGGTGACCGTCGGCTACATCTACATGCTGAAGCTGAACCACCTGGTGGACGACAAGATCCACGCCCGTTCGATCGGTCCCTACTCGCTCGTGACCCAGCAGCCGCTGGGTGGCAAGGCGCAGTTCGGCGGTCAGCGCTTCGGGGAAATGGAAGTCTGGGCACTCGAAGCCTACGGCGCAGCCTACACCCTGCAGGAAATGCTGACGGTGAAGTCGGACGACGTGGCGGGCCGTACCAAGGTCTATGAAGCAATCGTGCGGGGCGACGACACGTTCGAAGCCGGCATTCCCGAGAGCTTCAACGTTCTGGTCAAGGAAATGCGCTCGCTGGGTCTGAGCGTCGAACTGGAAAATACCCGGGTCGACGAAGCACAGGCCGGCCAGCTTCCTGACGCCGCCGAGTAA
- the rplA gene encoding 50S ribosomal protein L1, whose product MPKIAKRIQKIRVGVDPTKLVGLTDAISMVKERAVAKFDETIEVALNLGVDPRHADQMVRGVVNLPNGTGRTVRVGVFARGAKADEARAAGADVVGAEDLLEIVQGGKIDFDRCIATPDMMPLVGRLGKVLGPRGMMPNPKVGTVTMDVAGAVKASKGGAVEFRVEKAGIIHAGIGKASFDAKALEENIKAFTDAVVKAKPAGAKGTYLKRVAISSTMGPGVKVDPATVNG is encoded by the coding sequence ATGCCGAAGATTGCAAAGCGTATCCAGAAAATCCGCGTTGGCGTTGATCCGACCAAGCTCGTCGGCCTCACCGATGCCATCTCGATGGTCAAGGAACGGGCTGTCGCCAAGTTCGACGAAACCATCGAAGTCGCCCTCAACCTCGGCGTTGACCCGCGTCATGCCGACCAGATGGTTCGCGGCGTTGTCAACCTGCCGAACGGCACTGGCCGTACGGTTCGCGTCGGCGTTTTCGCCCGTGGTGCCAAGGCTGATGAAGCCCGCGCTGCCGGTGCTGATGTTGTCGGTGCGGAAGACCTGCTGGAAATCGTCCAGGGCGGCAAGATCGACTTTGACCGCTGCATCGCAACCCCTGACATGATGCCGCTCGTCGGCCGTCTCGGCAAGGTTCTCGGCCCGCGTGGCATGATGCCGAACCCGAAGGTTGGCACCGTGACCATGGACGTCGCCGGCGCCGTCAAGGCCTCCAAGGGTGGCGCTGTCGAATTCCGCGTCGAAAAGGCTGGTATCATCCATGCCGGCATCGGCAAGGCTTCGTTCGATGCCAAGGCGCTGGAAGAAAACATCAAGGCTTTCACCGACGCTGTCGTGAAGGCAAAGCCGGCTGGCGCCAAGGGCACCTACCTGAAGCGCGTGGCGATTTCCTCGACCATGGGCCCGGGCGTCAAGGTTGACCCGGCGACCGTCAACGGTTGA
- the rplJ gene encoding 50S ribosomal protein L10 — MERAEKREFVTELSEVFKASGSVVVARYAGITVAQMNDLRSKMRNAGGTVKVAKNRLAKIALQGTESEGMSDLFKGQTLIAYSVDPITAPKIAMEFAKTNDKLVVLGGAMGATTLSADAVKSLATLPSLDELRARLLGMIQTPATRIATVVSAPASQLARVFAAYAKKDEAA, encoded by the coding sequence GTGGAAAGAGCGGAAAAACGCGAATTCGTCACGGAGCTGAGCGAAGTCTTCAAGGCTTCCGGTTCAGTTGTCGTGGCCCGCTATGCCGGTATCACGGTTGCGCAGATGAACGATCTTCGTTCGAAGATGCGCAATGCCGGTGGCACCGTCAAAGTCGCGAAAAACCGCCTGGCCAAAATTGCTCTTCAGGGCACGGAGTCGGAAGGGATGTCAGATCTCTTCAAGGGCCAGACGCTGATTGCTTACAGCGTCGACCCGATCACGGCTCCCAAGATTGCCATGGAATTTGCCAAGACCAACGACAAGCTCGTTGTTCTCGGTGGTGCCATGGGGGCAACCACGCTCAGCGCCGATGCAGTCAAGTCGCTTGCGACCCTGCCTTCGCTGGACGAACTGCGTGCAAGGCTGCTGGGCATGATTCAGACCCCGGCTACCCGCATCGCCACGGTTGTCAGCGCACCGGCAAGCCAGCTTGCCCGCGTGTTCGCCGCTTACGCCAAGAAGGACGAAGCCGCTTAA
- the rplL gene encoding 50S ribosomal protein L7/L12 — translation MADLAKIVEDLSALTVLEAAELSKLLEEKWGVSAAAPVAVAAAAAGPAAAAEEEKTEFDVILTDAGANKINVIKEVRAITGLGLKEAKDLVEGAPKAVKEAVSKAEAADLKKKLEDAGAKVDVK, via the coding sequence ATGGCTGATCTCGCAAAGATCGTAGAAGACCTCTCTGCACTGACAGTTCTCGAAGCTGCTGAACTGTCGAAGCTGCTCGAAGAAAAGTGGGGCGTTTCCGCCGCTGCTCCGGTAGCTGTTGCTGCCGCTGCTGCCGGTCCGGCCGCTGCTGCTGAAGAAGAAAAGACCGAATTCGACGTGATCCTCACCGACGCCGGTGCAAACAAGATCAACGTCATCAAGGAAGTCCGCGCCATCACGGGTCTCGGCCTGAAGGAAGCCAAGGACCTCGTTGAAGGCGCGCCGAAGGCTGTCAAGGAAGCTGTTTCCAAGGCTGAAGCTGCTGACCTCAAGAAGAAGCTTGAAGACGCTGGCGCCAAGGTTGACGTCAAGTAA
- the rpoC gene encoding DNA-directed RNA polymerase subunit beta', with the protein MNQEVMNLFNPQVPAQTFDSIRISIASPEKILSWSYGEIKKPETINYRTFKPERDGLFCARIFGPIKDYECLCGKYKRMKYKGIICEKCGVEVTLSRVRRERMGHIELAAPVAHIWFLKSLPSRISTLLDMTLKDVERVLYFENYIVTEPGLTSLKENQLLSEEEYMLAVDEYGEDQFTAMIGAEAIYEMLASMNLEKIAGDLRAELAETTSDLKQKKLMKRLKIVENFMESGNRPEWMIMKVVPVIPPDLRPLVPLDGGRFATSDLNDLYRRVINRNNRLKRLIELRAPGIIIRNEKRMLQESVDALFDNGRRGRVITGANKRPLKSLSDMLKGKQGRFRQNLLGKRVDYSGRSVIVTGPELKLHQCGLPKKMALELFKPFIYARLDAKGYSSTVKQAKKLVEKEKPEVWDILDEVIREHPVLLNRAPTLHRLGIQAFEPILVEGKAIQLHPLVCTAFNADFDGDQMAVHVPLSLEAQLEARVLMMSTNNILHPANGAPIIVPSQDMVLGLYYLSILNQNEPGEGMAFSDLGELHHALENKVVTLHSKIRGRFKTVDAEGKPVSKIHETTPGRMLIGELLPKNVNVPFDICNQEMTKKNISKMIDAVYRHCGQKDTVIFCDRIMQLGFAHACRAGISFGKDDMVIPATKVKIVGDTENLVKEYEQQYNDGLITQGEKYNKVVDAWGKATEKVAEDMMARIKAVEFDPETGRQKPMNAIYMMSHSGARGSPNQMRQLGGMRGLMAKPSGEIIETPIISNFKEGLTVNEYFNSTHGARKGLADTALKTANSGYLTRRLVDVAQDCIVNLVDCGTDKGLTMTAIVDAGQVVASIGARVLGRTALDDIDHPLTGERIVDAGRMILEPDVIEIEKAGIQSIRIRSALTCEVQTGVCSVCYGRDLARGTPVNMGEAVGVIAAQSIGEPGTQLTMRTFHLGGTATVVDQSFLEASYEGTVQIKNRNILRNTDGNLIAMGRSMAVTILDERGIERSAQRVAYGSKVFVDDGDKVKRGQRLAEWDPYTRPMMTEVSGTVHFEDVVDGISVLEATDEATGITKRQVIDWRSTPRGIDLKPAIVIKDASGQIMKLSRGGDARFMLSVDAILSVEPGTKVGQGDVLARVPLESAKTKDITGGLPRVAELFEARRPKDHAIIAEIDGTIRFGRDYKNKRRVLIEPAEDGVEPVEYLIPKGKPFHLQDGDYIEKGDYILDGNPAPHDILAIKGVEALASYLVNEIQEVYRLQGVVINDKHIEVIVRQMLQKVEITDAGDSHYIVGDNIDRIELDDLNEQLIEVGKKPAYGDPVLLGITKASLQTPSFISAASFQETTKVLTEAAIAGKTDTLQGLKENVIVGRLIPAGTGGTMTQIRRIATARDEMILEERRAGTGANVATPMLQDLASEVPAAE; encoded by the coding sequence ATGAACCAAGAGGTCATGAATCTTTTCAATCCGCAGGTGCCTGCGCAGACCTTCGACTCCATCCGGATTTCGATTGCGTCGCCGGAGAAGATTCTCTCCTGGTCTTACGGCGAAATCAAAAAGCCGGAGACGATCAACTATCGTACGTTCAAGCCGGAACGTGATGGTCTTTTCTGCGCGCGCATTTTCGGCCCGATCAAGGACTACGAATGCCTGTGCGGCAAGTACAAGCGCATGAAGTACAAGGGCATCATCTGCGAAAAGTGTGGCGTCGAAGTCACGCTGTCGCGCGTTCGCCGCGAGCGCATGGGCCATATCGAACTGGCCGCTCCGGTCGCCCATATCTGGTTCCTGAAGTCGCTTCCGAGCCGCATCTCCACCCTTCTCGACATGACGCTGAAGGATGTGGAACGCGTTCTCTACTTCGAAAACTATATCGTGACCGAGCCGGGCCTGACCTCGCTCAAGGAAAACCAGCTTCTTTCCGAAGAGGAATACATGCTGGCCGTGGATGAATATGGTGAAGACCAGTTCACCGCGATGATTGGTGCCGAGGCCATCTACGAGATGCTTGCCAGCATGAATCTCGAAAAGATCGCCGGCGACCTGCGCGCGGAACTGGCCGAAACCACGTCGGACCTGAAGCAGAAGAAGCTGATGAAGCGTCTCAAGATCGTTGAGAACTTCATGGAATCCGGCAACCGTCCGGAATGGATGATCATGAAGGTCGTCCCTGTGATCCCGCCGGACCTGCGTCCGCTGGTGCCGCTCGACGGTGGCCGCTTTGCGACCTCGGACCTGAACGACCTCTACCGCCGCGTCATCAACCGCAACAACCGCCTGAAGCGGCTGATCGAACTGCGCGCCCCCGGCATCATCATCCGCAATGAAAAGCGCATGCTGCAGGAATCGGTCGATGCGCTGTTCGACAATGGTCGCCGTGGCCGCGTCATCACCGGTGCCAACAAGCGGCCGCTTAAGTCGCTGTCCGACATGCTGAAGGGCAAACAGGGCCGTTTCCGCCAGAACCTGCTCGGCAAGCGCGTCGACTATTCCGGCCGTTCTGTGATCGTGACCGGTCCGGAACTGAAGCTGCACCAGTGCGGCCTGCCGAAGAAGATGGCGCTCGAACTGTTCAAGCCGTTCATCTATGCCCGTCTTGACGCCAAGGGCTATTCCTCGACCGTCAAGCAGGCCAAGAAGCTGGTTGAAAAGGAAAAGCCGGAAGTCTGGGATATCCTCGACGAGGTGATCCGCGAGCATCCGGTTCTGCTGAACCGTGCGCCGACGCTCCACCGTCTCGGCATCCAGGCGTTTGAGCCGATCCTCGTCGAAGGCAAGGCAATCCAGCTGCATCCGCTGGTCTGCACCGCCTTCAACGCCGACTTCGACGGTGACCAGATGGCCGTTCACGTGCCGCTGTCGCTCGAAGCCCAGCTCGAAGCCCGCGTGCTGATGATGTCGACCAACAACATCCTGCACCCGGCCAACGGCGCACCGATCATCGTTCCCTCGCAGGACATGGTTCTCGGCCTCTACTACCTGTCGATCCTGAACCAGAACGAGCCGGGCGAAGGCATGGCCTTCTCCGATCTCGGCGAACTGCATCACGCGCTTGAAAACAAGGTCGTGACGCTGCATTCGAAGATCCGTGGCCGCTTCAAGACCGTGGATGCCGAGGGCAAGCCGGTGTCGAAGATCCATGAAACGACGCCCGGCCGCATGCTCATCGGCGAACTCCTGCCGAAGAATGTCAATGTGCCCTTCGACATCTGCAACCAGGAAATGACCAAGAAGAACATCTCCAAGATGATCGACGCGGTCTACCGCCATTGCGGCCAGAAGGACACGGTGATCTTCTGTGACCGGATCATGCAGCTCGGCTTCGCCCATGCCTGCCGCGCCGGCATTTCGTTCGGCAAGGACGACATGGTGATTCCCGCAACCAAGGTGAAGATCGTTGGCGACACCGAAAACCTGGTGAAGGAATACGAGCAGCAATATAATGACGGTCTCATCACCCAGGGCGAAAAGTACAACAAAGTTGTCGACGCCTGGGGCAAGGCCACCGAGAAGGTCGCCGAAGACATGATGGCCCGCATCAAGGCCGTCGAGTTCGACCCCGAGACCGGTCGCCAGAAGCCGATGAACGCCATCTACATGATGTCACATTCGGGTGCCCGTGGGTCGCCGAACCAGATGCGCCAGCTGGGCGGCATGCGCGGCCTGATGGCCAAGCCTTCCGGTGAAATCATCGAGACGCCGATCATCTCGAACTTCAAGGAAGGCCTGACCGTGAACGAGTACTTCAACTCGACGCACGGCGCCCGCAAGGGTCTCGCAGATACGGCGCTCAAGACCGCCAACTCCGGTTACCTGACCCGCCGTCTGGTTGACGTCGCGCAGGATTGCATCGTCAACCTCGTGGATTGCGGCACCGACAAGGGCCTGACCATGACGGCGATCGTCGATGCCGGCCAGGTGGTTGCCTCCATCGGTGCCCGCGTTCTCGGCCGTACCGCGCTCGACGATATCGATCATCCGCTGACGGGTGAGCGTATCGTGGATGCAGGTCGCATGATCCTCGAACCCGACGTCATCGAGATCGAAAAGGCCGGCATCCAGTCGATCCGCATTCGCTCGGCGCTGACCTGCGAAGTCCAGACGGGCGTCTGCTCGGTTTGCTACGGGCGGGATCTCGCCCGCGGTACGCCGGTCAACATGGGCGAGGCCGTCGGTGTCATCGCGGCCCAGTCCATCGGTGAGCCGGGTACCCAGCTGACGATGCGTACCTTCCACCTTGGTGGTACGGCGACCGTGGTCGACCAGTCCTTCCTGGAAGCGTCCTACGAAGGCACCGTGCAGATCAAGAACCGCAACATCCTGCGCAACACCGATGGCAACCTGATTGCCATGGGCCGCAGCATGGCGGTGACCATTCTCGACGAACGCGGTATCGAACGGTCCGCGCAGCGCGTCGCCTATGGGTCGAAGGTCTTCGTCGATGACGGCGACAAGGTAAAGCGCGGCCAGCGTCTGGCGGAGTGGGACCCCTATACCCGCCCGATGATGACGGAAGTCTCGGGTACCGTTCACTTCGAAGATGTGGTCGATGGTATCTCGGTTCTCGAAGCGACCGACGAAGCGACCGGCATCACCAAGCGCCAGGTTATCGACTGGCGCTCGACGCCAAGGGGTATCGACCTGAAGCCGGCCATCGTCATCAAGGACGCCAGCGGCCAGATCATGAAGCTGTCACGTGGTGGCGATGCCCGCTTCATGCTGTCGGTGGACGCCATCCTGTCGGTTGAACCCGGCACGAAGGTCGGCCAGGGTGACGTTCTCGCCCGTGTTCCGCTGGAAAGTGCCAAGACGAAGGACATCACCGGCGGTCTGCCGCGCGTGGCCGAACTGTTCGAAGCCCGCCGTCCGAAGGATCATGCGATCATCGCCGAAATCGATGGGACGATCCGCTTCGGCCGCGACTACAAGAACAAGCGTCGCGTGCTGATCGAGCCTGCGGAAGATGGTGTCGAACCGGTCGAATACCTGATCCCGAAGGGCAAGCCCTTCCACCTTCAGGACGGCGACTATATCGAAAAGGGTGATTACATCCTCGACGGTAACCCGGCACCGCACGACATTCTGGCGATCAAGGGCGTGGAGGCACTTGCCTCTTACCTCGTCAACGAAATCCAGGAAGTCTATCGTCTGCAGGGCGTTGTCATCAACGACAAGCATATCGAAGTCATCGTTCGCCAGATGCTGCAGAAGGTGGAAATCACCGATGCGGGTGACAGCCACTATATCGTCGGTGACAATATCGACCGTATCGAGCTGGACGATCTGAACGAACAGCTGATCGAAGTCGGCAAGAAGCCTGCCTATGGCGATCCGGTTCTGCTGGGCATCACCAAGGCCTCGCTGCAGACCCCGTCCTTCATCTCGGCAGCGTCCTTCCAGGAAACCACCAAGGTGCTGACGGAAGCCGCGATTGCCGGCAAGACCGACACGCTGCAGGGCCTGAAGGAAAACGTCATCGTCGGCCGCCTGATCCCGGCTGGTACCGGCGGCACCATGACCCAGATCCGTCGCATCGCCACGGCGCGCGACGAGATGATCCTCGAAGAACGCCGTGCAGGCACCGGAGCCAATGTGGCGACCCCGATGCTGCAGGACCTGGCCAGCGAAGTCCCGGCTGCCGAGTAA